The following coding sequences lie in one Microvirga sp. 17 mud 1-3 genomic window:
- the bglX gene encoding beta-glucosidase BglX, whose product MRRIGVSLSLRLSLAGLLLIGAATALRAQDDVERKVDELLGKMTLEEKVGQLNLVSNGPPLQWEDISAGRVGALLNFNNAQDIARAQATARQSRLKIPILFGLDVLHGFRTQFPIPLGEAAAFNPRLSSLASEWAAREASYVGVQWTFAPMADLSRDSRWGRIVEGFGEDPYLGSVLTAARVEGFRKGGLATATKHFAGYGAPQGGRDYDTTYIPRAEMYDTYLPPFRAAVEAGSVSFMAAFNALNGVPSTANPWLQTDVLRRQWGFDGFVTSDWAGIKELVGHGVAADGAEAARKALLAGVDMDMMGKLYIQYLPEEVQAGRVPESAVDEAVRRVLRVKMRLGLFDRPDVDPQHVDSSFPSPEARKAAREVARETLVLLQNRNDVLPIPSSVRSIAVVGPLADAPQDQFGPHGARGHAQDSVSILEGVRRRADRDGIKVRFAPGCDLFCHNQDSLPAAIEAAKESDLTIAVFGEPVDLSGEAASRAHLTLNGHQAEALKALAATGKPVALVIVGGRPLELGAVADLIPSILMAWYPGTEGGPAVADILFGDASPSGKLPVTWPRTVGQLPIYYNRLPTGRPTLEDNRFTLKYVDAPITPLYPFGWGLSYTHFSYGDPAFKKRRLRAGDTLELTVTVTNTGARSGQEVVQLYTRDPIASRSRPLRELKAFEKIALAPGEAKRVTLRVPVESLGFHQDDGTYWVEAGAIQVFVGSNSLAEPVGEVSIMETITFPLSGQRASSSTIAQ is encoded by the coding sequence GTGCGGCGTATCGGTGTTTCCCTCTCCCTGCGGCTGAGCCTTGCCGGCCTTCTCCTGATCGGCGCCGCGACCGCTCTCCGGGCTCAGGACGACGTCGAGCGGAAAGTCGACGAGCTTCTCGGCAAGATGACCCTGGAAGAGAAGGTCGGCCAGCTCAACCTGGTGTCCAATGGCCCTCCCCTCCAATGGGAGGACATCTCCGCGGGACGGGTGGGTGCCCTGCTCAACTTCAACAACGCCCAGGACATCGCCCGTGCCCAGGCCACCGCCCGGCAATCCCGGCTCAAGATCCCGATCCTGTTCGGCCTCGACGTGCTGCACGGCTTTCGCACCCAGTTCCCGATTCCTCTGGGAGAGGCCGCAGCCTTCAACCCCAGGCTTTCAAGCCTGGCCTCCGAATGGGCCGCGCGGGAGGCGTCCTATGTCGGCGTCCAATGGACCTTCGCGCCCATGGCGGACCTCTCCCGCGACAGCCGGTGGGGCCGGATCGTAGAAGGCTTCGGCGAAGACCCCTATCTCGGCTCCGTTCTCACGGCCGCTCGGGTAGAGGGCTTCCGGAAAGGCGGCCTCGCCACCGCCACCAAGCACTTTGCCGGGTATGGAGCTCCCCAGGGCGGGCGCGACTATGACACCACCTATATCCCGCGGGCGGAGATGTATGACACCTATCTCCCACCGTTCCGTGCGGCCGTCGAGGCGGGATCCGTCAGCTTCATGGCGGCCTTCAACGCCCTGAACGGTGTCCCGTCGACGGCCAATCCCTGGCTTCAGACCGATGTGCTGCGCCGCCAATGGGGGTTCGACGGCTTCGTCACCTCGGACTGGGCCGGGATCAAGGAGCTGGTCGGCCATGGCGTTGCGGCCGACGGGGCGGAAGCGGCGCGAAAGGCGCTCCTTGCCGGCGTCGACATGGATATGATGGGCAAGCTCTATATCCAGTATCTCCCTGAAGAGGTCCAGGCCGGACGAGTGCCGGAAAGCGCTGTCGATGAAGCGGTCAGGCGCGTATTGCGGGTCAAAATGCGCCTCGGATTGTTCGATCGCCCCGACGTCGATCCGCAGCATGTGGATTCCTCATTTCCCTCACCGGAAGCGCGCAAGGCCGCGCGGGAGGTAGCCCGCGAGACCCTGGTTCTCCTGCAGAACAGGAATGACGTTCTGCCCATTCCGTCCTCGGTCCGCTCGATTGCGGTCGTCGGCCCTCTTGCGGACGCGCCTCAGGACCAGTTCGGCCCCCACGGGGCCCGGGGCCATGCGCAGGACAGCGTCTCGATTCTCGAGGGTGTTCGTCGCAGGGCGGACCGGGATGGAATCAAGGTCAGGTTCGCGCCCGGCTGCGACCTCTTCTGCCACAATCAGGACAGCCTTCCGGCAGCGATCGAGGCCGCCAAGGAGTCGGACCTGACCATCGCGGTGTTCGGAGAACCGGTCGATCTTTCGGGCGAGGCGGCCTCTCGCGCTCACCTGACCCTCAACGGCCATCAGGCGGAGGCCTTGAAGGCGCTTGCGGCGACCGGAAAGCCCGTGGCGCTGGTGATCGTCGGGGGGCGCCCCCTGGAACTCGGCGCGGTTGCGGACCTGATCCCGTCCATCCTGATGGCCTGGTATCCGGGGACCGAGGGCGGTCCAGCGGTCGCCGATATCCTGTTCGGAGACGCCAGTCCGAGCGGGAAACTGCCCGTCACGTGGCCACGCACGGTCGGGCAGCTGCCGATCTATTACAATCGCCTGCCCACAGGCCGTCCGACCCTGGAGGACAACCGGTTCACGCTGAAATACGTCGATGCGCCGATTACGCCCCTTTACCCGTTCGGTTGGGGACTGAGCTATACTCATTTCTCCTATGGCGACCCGGCTTTCAAGAAACGCCGCCTCAGGGCCGGGGACACGCTGGAATTGACCGTGACCGTCACCAACACGGGTGCTCGCTCCGGCCAAGAGGTCGTGCAACTCTATACCCGGGATCCTATCGCGAGCCGGAGCCGCCCCTTGCGCGAGTTGAAGGCCTTCGAGAAGATCGCCCTTGCACCAGGAGAGGCAAAGCGCGTTACCCTGCGGGTCCCTGTAGAATCGCTGGGCTTCCATCAGGATGACGGCACCTACTGGGTCGAGGCTGGAGCGATCCAGGTCTTTGTCGGCAGCAATTCACTGGCCGAACCCGTCGGAGAGGTTTCGATCATGGAGACGATCACCTTTCCACTTTCAGGCCAACGCGCCTCGTCCTCGACCATTGCGCAATGA
- a CDS encoding gamma-glutamyl-gamma-aminobutyrate hydrolase family protein, whose translation MTKPLIGVTTSRQGGWRSYLMHHLALVRAGARAVRLMAGHPLPEEPLQGVVIGGGDDIGAEIYGGKVLPDVRIDPDRDKLELNLLKVALPSQVPVLGICRGSQMINVALGGTLHTDIYEVYMQAPKMRTVLPRKRISVVPGSRLDRILGCNPCRVNALHHQSVDRLGNGLAVAAEDESGIVQAIEGEGPRFLLGVQWHPELLVWKRHQQRLFAALVEAALASPAKLENTAIAL comes from the coding sequence ATGACCAAGCCCCTCATCGGCGTCACAACCTCACGACAGGGCGGGTGGCGCAGCTATCTCATGCATCATCTGGCCCTCGTCCGTGCAGGCGCCCGTGCGGTCAGGCTCATGGCAGGCCACCCCCTGCCGGAGGAGCCTCTGCAAGGGGTGGTGATCGGCGGCGGCGACGATATCGGCGCCGAGATTTATGGCGGGAAGGTCCTGCCCGACGTTCGAATCGATCCCGACCGGGACAAACTGGAGCTCAATCTCCTGAAGGTAGCGCTACCGTCACAGGTTCCGGTTCTCGGAATCTGCCGGGGCTCACAGATGATCAATGTCGCCCTGGGAGGAACGCTCCACACGGATATCTACGAGGTTTATATGCAGGCTCCCAAGATGAGGACCGTCCTGCCCCGCAAGCGCATTTCCGTGGTGCCCGGCTCACGCCTGGACAGGATCCTGGGCTGCAATCCCTGCCGCGTGAATGCCCTTCATCACCAATCCGTCGACAGACTCGGAAATGGTCTCGCGGTTGCGGCCGAGGATGAAAGCGGGATCGTCCAGGCTATCGAAGGCGAAGGCCCCCGCTTCCTCCTCGGGGTCCAGTGGCACCCGGAACTCCTGGTCTGGAAACGACACCAGCAACGCCTGTTCGCAGCCCTGGTCGAGGCTGCCCTGGCCTCCCCGGCCAAACTCGAAAATACCGCAATCGCCCTGTGA
- a CDS encoding septal ring lytic transglycosylase RlpA family protein, with translation MNNILARAPILVPLLFVAACNTTAGGPVSTGSVSSVAEKAFQKGTASWYGPGFHGRRTASGEKFNSLAMTAAHRSLPFGTKVRVVNEKNGRSVVVRVNDRGPFARHRIIDLAKGPAQELGLTSSGTAYVSLHRLD, from the coding sequence TTGAATAACATCCTCGCCCGCGCGCCTATTCTGGTGCCACTTCTTTTCGTTGCAGCTTGCAACACAACAGCGGGAGGACCGGTCAGTACCGGATCGGTCTCCTCAGTCGCCGAGAAGGCGTTTCAGAAAGGGACTGCCTCCTGGTACGGACCTGGTTTCCACGGTCGCCGCACAGCGAGCGGCGAAAAGTTCAATTCGCTGGCCATGACTGCTGCGCACAGGTCGCTGCCGTTCGGCACGAAGGTCCGCGTAGTGAACGAGAAGAATGGTCGTTCGGTCGTGGTCCGCGTCAATGATCGTGGGCCGTTCGCACGGCACCGGATCATCGATCTGGCCAAGGGACCGGCACAGGAACTCGGCCTGACCTCCAGCGGAACGGCCTACGTCTCCCTGCATCGGCTCGACTAA
- a CDS encoding response regulator, with protein MYLLPPNLRLLLAASCFTLVLLGGVIGAAAVLGQSELVAISAIALTAVALGSILMLGWQAARLVQAQGRLLDRLSGRLTVFEETPEPQVAVAPPAPESRPKPPDEDVRHAQQAEAFGRLWNGIAHDLNNRLTVIAGSMDTVVRQMKDQPAVQRRLLSALVAADQAAALIARSSAFVQPRGQKTQHVNLAERVESLAALMSRTLLRDTVELRLSLEEGLWGTQADPGDLDTAIVTLCANLRDSLMQGDAITIEAKNVTVSKGALSRTDLEGDFVRITIGANMSGEVPTGSGTRSDNIFTMQDMDLASWVEFNRSLHFLQPLGGMAEVATLGPKSVVALYLPRAKAPAHAPFPARVEEGVDGKAPSRTEILVVDDEIEVALAFQAMLEELGYLVRIGTEAGQVLKSLKTRKPGLLLAGVSMPGPMSGIALAREARSIVPGLPVVLITGNPSVTESDSEFPLLRKPIASRDLHVAIQRQLVPDAGKVVSLFPRASRRVP; from the coding sequence ATGTATCTGTTGCCGCCAAACCTGAGGCTTCTTCTCGCAGCCTCCTGTTTCACTCTGGTCCTCCTGGGCGGGGTCATCGGAGCGGCTGCCGTTTTGGGGCAGAGCGAGCTCGTGGCGATCTCCGCCATCGCCCTGACGGCCGTGGCTCTGGGGAGCATTCTCATGCTCGGCTGGCAGGCCGCGCGGCTCGTTCAGGCCCAAGGGCGCCTCTTGGATCGGCTCTCGGGACGCCTGACCGTTTTCGAAGAGACACCGGAGCCTCAGGTGGCCGTCGCGCCGCCCGCCCCGGAGAGCAGACCGAAACCTCCGGATGAGGACGTGCGCCATGCCCAGCAGGCTGAGGCCTTCGGGCGCCTTTGGAATGGGATTGCGCATGACCTCAACAACCGGCTCACGGTTATCGCCGGCAGCATGGATACCGTCGTCCGGCAGATGAAGGATCAGCCTGCCGTGCAGCGCAGGCTCCTTTCAGCGCTTGTCGCGGCCGACCAGGCTGCTGCGCTCATTGCCCGGTCAAGCGCCTTCGTGCAGCCGCGGGGCCAGAAGACACAGCATGTGAACCTTGCCGAAAGGGTCGAGTCCCTTGCCGCGCTGATGAGCCGTACTCTCCTGCGGGACACCGTGGAACTGCGACTGAGTTTGGAGGAGGGACTCTGGGGCACACAGGCCGATCCGGGCGATCTCGATACGGCCATCGTGACCCTTTGCGCCAATCTGCGGGATTCCCTCATGCAGGGGGATGCGATCACCATCGAGGCCAAGAACGTTACGGTCTCCAAAGGCGCCCTGTCCCGCACCGATCTTGAAGGGGATTTCGTCCGGATCACCATCGGCGCCAACATGTCCGGCGAGGTGCCGACAGGTTCCGGCACGCGGTCCGACAACATCTTCACCATGCAGGATATGGACCTCGCGAGTTGGGTCGAGTTCAACCGGAGCCTGCATTTCCTCCAGCCTCTCGGTGGAATGGCGGAGGTCGCGACCCTCGGCCCGAAATCCGTTGTCGCGCTTTACTTGCCGAGGGCAAAGGCGCCCGCGCATGCTCCCTTCCCGGCGCGGGTCGAGGAGGGAGTGGACGGAAAGGCTCCGAGCCGCACCGAAATTCTGGTCGTGGATGACGAAATCGAGGTTGCGCTCGCTTTCCAGGCTATGTTGGAGGAGCTCGGCTATCTCGTCCGCATCGGGACGGAGGCAGGTCAGGTGCTGAAGTCCCTGAAGACCCGCAAGCCGGGACTGCTCCTGGCCGGTGTTTCCATGCCGGGCCCCATGAGCGGGATTGCGCTGGCCCGCGAAGCCCGCAGCATCGTTCCCGGGCTTCCTGTCGTGCTGATTACGGGAAATCCCAGCGTCACCGAAAGCGACAGCGAGTTTCCGCTTCTTCGAAAGCCTATTGCCAGCCGGGATCTCCATGTGGCGATCCAAAGGCAGCTTGTGCCTGATGCGGGGAAAGTCGTTTCCCTGTTTCCCAGGGCCTCGCGACGGGTGCCCTAA
- a CDS encoding glycosyltransferase family A protein — MRSVDVVVPCYRYGHFLRQCVESILTQSGVEVRVLVLDDASPDHTPEVGEALAREDSRVTFHRHADNKGHIATYNEGIEWASRDYFLLLSADDYLLPGALERATLVMESEPEISFSFGNAFLLHEDGELVPMDPMRRLTQTTKHRTMKGSEFIAFSGAANIVPTATAVVRTSLQKQVGGYRPELPHSGDMEMWFRLAAHGSVGFVNAHQAVYRLHRSNMSQGYMSNVFPDLQQRKAAIDYFFENDGSALPDADKLRQHVDRSFGHAAIKRASTAFNEGLPDLSDQIRTYALSTCPDIKYSWPWMKLAGKRTIGTRGWNALRSVQHAISRQSGI; from the coding sequence ATGCGTTCAGTCGATGTCGTTGTGCCTTGCTATCGCTACGGACATTTCCTGAGGCAATGCGTGGAGAGCATCCTAACCCAATCCGGCGTCGAGGTCCGCGTGCTGGTTCTGGACGATGCCTCCCCCGACCACACTCCTGAAGTCGGCGAGGCGCTGGCGCGGGAGGATTCGCGGGTCACATTTCATCGGCATGCCGACAACAAGGGCCACATCGCGACCTACAACGAGGGCATCGAATGGGCCTCACGGGACTACTTCCTGCTCCTGTCGGCGGACGACTATCTTTTGCCGGGCGCACTGGAACGGGCGACCCTTGTTATGGAGAGCGAGCCCGAAATCAGCTTCTCATTCGGAAATGCGTTCCTGCTCCACGAAGATGGAGAGTTGGTGCCGATGGATCCTATGCGGCGGCTAACGCAAACAACCAAGCATCGCACGATGAAGGGCTCTGAGTTCATCGCCTTCAGTGGCGCGGCCAACATTGTTCCCACAGCCACAGCCGTTGTCCGAACAAGCCTGCAGAAGCAGGTCGGCGGCTACCGGCCTGAGCTTCCCCATAGCGGCGATATGGAAATGTGGTTCCGCCTGGCAGCGCACGGATCTGTCGGCTTTGTAAACGCCCACCAGGCAGTCTATCGCCTGCACAGAAGCAATATGTCCCAAGGATACATGTCCAATGTCTTTCCGGACCTGCAACAGCGAAAGGCCGCGATCGACTACTTCTTCGAGAACGATGGATCGGCCCTGCCGGACGCAGACAAACTTCGCCAGCATGTTGACCGGTCATTTGGACATGCCGCGATCAAACGCGCGAGCACTGCCTTCAACGAAGGATTACCGGATCTTTCCGACCAGATCCGAACATATGCGCTCTCAACATGCCCTGACATCAAATATTCTTGGCCGTGGATGAAGCTTGCCGGCAAACGCACCATCGGCACGAGAGGCTGGAACGCCCTGCGATCGGTCCAGCACGCGATCAGCCGCCAATCGGGGATCTAG
- a CDS encoding polyhydroxyalkanoic acid system family protein: protein MAKPLIVSIPHNLGKAEATRRLHGGLSSLKSQFGDKIASIEESWSGDRMAFQVGALGQSISGHMDVMEDQVRVEVQLPWILSMIAEKAKGFIRQQGTLMLEKK, encoded by the coding sequence ATGGCGAAACCCCTGATCGTGTCCATTCCCCATAACCTGGGCAAGGCCGAGGCGACACGTCGTCTGCATGGGGGACTGTCGAGCCTGAAATCCCAGTTCGGTGACAAGATCGCGTCCATCGAGGAAAGCTGGTCCGGCGACCGCATGGCATTCCAGGTCGGAGCCTTGGGGCAATCGATTTCCGGCCATATGGACGTCATGGAAGATCAGGTCCGGGTGGAAGTGCAATTGCCCTGGATTCTGTCGATGATCGCCGAAAAGGCCAAAGGGTTTATCCGCCAGCAGGGCACATTGATGCTCGAGAAGAAGTAG
- a CDS encoding MATE family efflux transporter → MSKTDKSLWAAELRATLALSWPLVLTNLAQNALMTSDVILMGWLGSEALAAGALGTNLYFAFLIFGIGLINATSPLIAEELGRKRHSVRDVRRTVRQGFWASVTVAIPIWLLAWNGEALLLAMGQEPALAHAAGGYIRALQWSLLPFLLSLVLRSFMSALERPGWALVIGVLAVPVNFGAAYVLMLGKFGLPALGLVGAGIGTVISSSFMFLSLALVVVYDRRFRRYHLFGRFWRPDWQRYRTLWRIGAPIGLTVAFEVTIFNAAALFMGWIGANELAAHAIALQIASFCFMVPFGIGQAVTVRVGRAFGAQDAQGVTRAGWTAFGLGVGFMILSAMLMLFAPHLLIGAFLDLADPRNGPVLQFAVSFLTLAAIFQLADGAQAVGAGMLRGLQDTRVPMVFAALGYWGIGLPLGLALAFGTGLRGVGIWIGLAAGLAVVASLMLWRWLRRDRLGLTELPIEDALAR, encoded by the coding sequence ATGTCGAAAACGGATAAGTCCCTCTGGGCGGCCGAGCTGCGCGCGACTCTTGCGCTCAGCTGGCCCCTGGTCCTGACGAACCTGGCCCAGAACGCCCTCATGACGTCCGATGTCATCCTCATGGGCTGGCTCGGCTCGGAGGCTCTTGCGGCGGGTGCCCTGGGGACGAACCTCTATTTCGCGTTCCTGATCTTCGGAATCGGCCTGATCAATGCCACATCGCCTCTGATCGCCGAGGAGCTCGGCCGCAAGCGACATTCGGTCCGGGACGTGCGCCGGACGGTCCGACAGGGGTTTTGGGCCTCTGTCACCGTCGCAATTCCGATCTGGCTGCTGGCCTGGAACGGGGAGGCGCTCCTCCTGGCAATGGGCCAGGAGCCGGCCCTTGCCCATGCGGCCGGGGGGTATATTCGGGCCCTGCAGTGGAGCCTGCTGCCCTTCCTCCTCTCTCTGGTTCTGCGTTCCTTCATGTCGGCCCTGGAGCGGCCCGGATGGGCCTTGGTCATCGGCGTGCTCGCCGTTCCGGTGAATTTCGGAGCCGCTTATGTGCTGATGCTTGGCAAATTCGGCCTGCCGGCCCTCGGCCTTGTCGGTGCCGGCATCGGGACCGTCATATCGAGCAGCTTCATGTTTCTCAGCCTCGCCCTGGTCGTCGTCTACGACCGGCGCTTCCGGCGCTATCACCTCTTCGGGCGTTTCTGGCGTCCCGACTGGCAGCGCTACCGGACCCTGTGGCGGATCGGGGCCCCTATCGGCCTGACGGTCGCGTTCGAGGTCACGATCTTCAACGCCGCAGCCCTGTTCATGGGCTGGATCGGCGCCAATGAACTCGCGGCTCATGCCATTGCGCTTCAGATCGCCTCGTTCTGCTTCATGGTGCCGTTCGGTATCGGCCAGGCCGTAACCGTGCGGGTTGGGCGCGCCTTTGGGGCGCAGGATGCGCAGGGCGTAACCCGCGCCGGATGGACGGCCTTCGGCCTCGGCGTCGGCTTCATGATTTTGTCGGCCATGCTCATGCTCTTCGCCCCGCACTTGCTGATCGGGGCCTTTCTCGACCTCGCCGATCCTCGCAATGGCCCCGTGCTCCAGTTTGCCGTCTCATTCCTGACGCTTGCGGCCATATTCCAGCTGGCAGACGGAGCGCAGGCCGTCGGAGCAGGCATGCTACGGGGCCTCCAGGACACCCGCGTGCCGATGGTGTTCGCGGCTCTGGGCTACTGGGGCATCGGCCTGCCCCTGGGGCTGGCTCTTGCGTTCGGAACTGGTCTCCGTGGCGTGGGGATTTGGATTGGACTCGCTGCCGGGCTCGCCGTCGTGGCGTCTCTCATGCTCTGGCGTTGGCTGCGCCGTGACCGTCTGGGTCTGACCGAGCTGCCCATCGAAGACGCGCTCGCACGCTGA
- a CDS encoding glycosyltransferase, producing MLERSITQPHVLPSSAEPANRMPLLVCFSHLRWDFVWQRPQHLLSRAARQYRVLVIEEPIYKPGAKPHMDMSPRPQGVTIAVPILPEGMDHRDALAEQHDLIERLIGREAAEPRVFWYYTPMALAFTSDLECDLCIYDNMDELSLFRGASQELLTLEEELFARCDLVFTGGMSLYEAKRGRHHSIHAFPSSIDFTHFAKARSIKKDPADQAGIPHPRLGFFGVIDERMDIDLVGQVADMRPDWHLIMIGPVVKIDPVSLPQRPNIHWLGGKSYSELPQYLSGWDIGFMPFALNEATKFISPTKTPEFLAAGVPVISTAITDVVRPYGEKGLVEIAGSAAEVTAKADAILQRRRDPWLDKVDRHLASGSWDKTWAAMHRLMHGISGDAAPERTGSSLPAYATTPAE from the coding sequence ATGCTCGAGCGTTCGATAACGCAGCCGCATGTTCTCCCGTCATCTGCCGAGCCTGCCAATCGAATGCCTCTCCTCGTCTGCTTTTCCCATCTGCGATGGGATTTTGTCTGGCAAAGGCCACAGCATCTTCTCAGCCGCGCCGCGCGCCAGTATCGCGTGCTGGTGATCGAAGAACCAATCTACAAGCCTGGTGCAAAGCCGCACATGGATATGAGCCCGCGTCCGCAGGGTGTTACGATTGCTGTCCCAATCCTGCCGGAGGGTATGGACCATCGCGACGCCCTCGCGGAGCAGCATGATCTGATCGAGCGTTTGATCGGACGTGAGGCCGCAGAGCCGCGTGTGTTCTGGTACTATACGCCCATGGCACTCGCCTTTACGAGCGACCTGGAATGCGATCTGTGCATCTACGATAACATGGATGAGCTCTCGCTGTTCAGAGGCGCATCACAAGAGCTTCTCACCTTGGAAGAGGAACTGTTCGCCCGCTGCGATCTCGTCTTCACGGGTGGCATGAGCCTCTATGAGGCCAAACGTGGCCGCCATCACAGCATTCACGCGTTCCCGTCGTCCATCGATTTCACGCATTTCGCAAAGGCGCGTAGCATCAAGAAGGACCCGGCGGATCAAGCGGGCATTCCGCATCCACGCCTCGGCTTCTTCGGGGTCATTGACGAGCGCATGGATATTGATCTGGTCGGTCAGGTTGCGGACATGCGCCCCGATTGGCATCTGATCATGATCGGCCCTGTCGTGAAAATCGATCCTGTCTCTTTGCCGCAGCGGCCCAACATCCACTGGCTCGGGGGCAAATCCTACAGCGAGTTGCCGCAATATCTCTCAGGATGGGATATCGGCTTCATGCCGTTCGCCCTTAACGAGGCGACGAAGTTCATCAGCCCGACCAAGACTCCGGAATTCCTTGCAGCGGGTGTTCCCGTGATCTCGACGGCGATCACCGACGTGGTGCGACCGTATGGCGAGAAGGGATTGGTCGAGATCGCCGGGAGTGCAGCCGAAGTGACTGCGAAAGCGGATGCGATTTTGCAACGCCGGCGGGATCCGTGGCTCGACAAAGTCGACCGTCATCTCGCATCGGGGTCGTGGGACAAGACCTGGGCGGCCATGCACCGGCTCATGCATGGCATCTCCGGCGATGCGGCGCCGGAGCGCACCGGTTCCTCCCTTCCGGCTTACGCTACGACGCCTGCGGAGTGA
- a CDS encoding YoaK family protein encodes MTKAQRQHGRKYVLGKGLAARSVSLVGSVASSRRTGAADLQLGMVLTFVAGAINAGGFLAVGQYTSHMSGIVSSMADHLALGVLDLFLLGFGALGSFTLGAACSAILINWGRRRGLDSQYALPLLLEGLMLLAFGLYGWALTSPWTFTSAMIAWLCFIMGLQNATVTKISGARMRTTHVTGIVTDIGIELGKFCYVNQDHSKPRVLADRGKLKLLGLLLCSFFVGGIAGTIFFEWGGSRLLYLPLAVTLLFLSISSVTKDLLIRGRDEEAPSLHGE; translated from the coding sequence GTGACGAAGGCTCAACGGCAGCACGGTAGGAAGTACGTCCTCGGGAAGGGGCTCGCGGCTCGATCCGTGTCCCTCGTCGGATCGGTCGCATCCTCCAGGCGGACGGGCGCGGCCGACCTGCAACTCGGCATGGTCCTCACCTTTGTCGCCGGCGCCATCAATGCAGGGGGATTTCTTGCGGTCGGGCAATACACCTCGCACATGTCGGGAATCGTCTCAAGCATGGCCGACCACCTCGCTTTGGGCGTGCTAGATCTTTTTCTGCTCGGCTTCGGGGCGCTCGGCTCATTTACTCTTGGAGCGGCCTGCTCAGCCATCCTGATCAACTGGGGCCGACGACGCGGCCTGGATAGCCAGTACGCCCTGCCCTTACTGCTCGAAGGCCTGATGCTCCTGGCCTTTGGACTCTACGGCTGGGCCTTGACGTCGCCCTGGACTTTTACATCGGCGATGATCGCCTGGCTCTGCTTCATCATGGGGCTGCAGAACGCCACGGTGACGAAAATCTCCGGGGCCCGCATGCGAACGACACATGTCACGGGCATCGTGACGGATATCGGCATCGAACTCGGCAAGTTCTGCTACGTGAACCAGGATCATTCGAAGCCGCGGGTCCTGGCGGACCGGGGGAAACTCAAGCTTCTGGGGCTTCTGTTATGCTCGTTCTTCGTCGGTGGGATTGCCGGAACCATCTTTTTCGAATGGGGTGGCAGTCGCCTGCTTTATCTGCCCCTCGCCGTGACCCTGCTATTCCTGTCCATCTCGTCGGTCACCAAAGACCTTTTGATACGCGGTCGAGACGAAGAGGCTCCGAGCCTTCATGGTGAATGA
- a CDS encoding amidoligase family protein → MRTVGVEVEFAGPSAEAAVQAVQRAFGGRIVEEDPHAYRLTGSNAGDLSIELDSRMLHPSKSSEGKSGFLPRIAAWFGFAASYIVPCELVTSPVPMDRLQDIDQVLSVLRGIGAKGTQDAAFYAFGLHFNPEIARQDAQTALAVLKSFVLLNPWLRREVAPDATRDLLGFAAPFPAGYVRHIVAPEYWPDMATFIDDYLAANPTRNRDLDLLPLLHHFDAPRVRAALPNEKINGRPTFHYRLPDARVSDAGWSIAPEWNRWVAVERLAEDRDRLNALGAAFLTFAGEDKSWANIVERIALP, encoded by the coding sequence ATGCGCACGGTCGGCGTCGAGGTCGAGTTTGCCGGGCCCTCGGCCGAGGCGGCCGTGCAGGCCGTTCAGCGCGCTTTTGGCGGACGGATCGTCGAGGAGGATCCTCACGCCTACCGGCTGACGGGATCAAATGCCGGCGATCTTTCGATCGAGCTTGACAGCCGCATGCTGCACCCGAGCAAAAGTAGCGAGGGAAAAAGCGGGTTTCTGCCACGCATTGCCGCATGGTTCGGTTTTGCGGCGAGCTACATCGTTCCCTGCGAGCTCGTGACCTCACCCGTTCCCATGGACCGGCTGCAGGATATCGACCAGGTTCTTTCGGTTCTGCGAGGCATCGGCGCGAAAGGAACACAGGACGCGGCCTTCTATGCCTTCGGCCTGCATTTCAACCCTGAAATTGCGCGCCAAGATGCGCAAACGGCCTTGGCCGTCCTGAAAAGCTTCGTTCTGCTGAACCCCTGGCTGCGCCGCGAGGTCGCGCCAGACGCAACCCGCGACCTGCTGGGCTTCGCCGCTCCCTTCCCGGCAGGTTATGTCCGCCACATCGTCGCACCAGAGTACTGGCCGGACATGGCCACCTTCATCGATGATTACCTGGCTGCCAACCCGACCCGGAACCGGGATCTCGATCTCCTGCCGCTCCTGCACCATTTCGATGCACCACGCGTGCGGGCCGCGCTGCCCAACGAGAAGATCAACGGCCGCCCCACTTTCCACTACCGACTGCCTGATGCCCGCGTCAGCGACGCGGGCTGGAGCATCGCGCCGGAATGGAACCGCTGGGTCGCCGTGGAGCGGCTGGCGGAGGATCGTGACCGGCTGAATGCCCTAGGCGCCGCCTTCCTCACCTTTGCCGGAGAAGACAAGAGCTGGGCCAACATCGTGGAACGTATCGCACTGCCATGA